A region of Selenomonadales bacterium 4137-cl DNA encodes the following proteins:
- a CDS encoding IclR family transcriptional regulator, with product MEKHFLEVQVLQRAMDVLEVIGKSPEPVSLKNITEKVGLPKSTVYRILSNLESRGYVCCSNEGGYRLGLTFLTLGQKAERGFELKRLARPYMTKLNQLTNESVHLGVLARNKVLYLDSIDSPHTIRLVAQIGGNNLLHCTSLGKALLIAHSDEEIRQILIESGMERRTHYTLATPEAFLKEMEVVRRAGFGFDDRESDSECFCIGAPIYNHLGQVLAAISVSGPISRVSRRTAETIVAPRLIEATKCISRSLGYVS from the coding sequence ATGGAAAAGCACTTTTTAGAAGTTCAGGTTCTCCAACGGGCCATGGACGTCCTCGAGGTCATCGGCAAGAGCCCCGAACCGGTCAGCTTGAAAAACATCACCGAAAAAGTAGGGCTGCCCAAATCCACGGTATACCGCATCCTGTCCAACCTCGAATCCCGCGGCTATGTATGCTGCAGCAACGAAGGCGGTTATCGCCTGGGGCTGACCTTTCTCACCCTGGGACAGAAAGCCGAACGGGGATTCGAACTCAAACGTCTGGCCCGGCCGTACATGACAAAGCTCAATCAGCTCACCAACGAATCCGTCCACCTCGGCGTGCTGGCGAGGAACAAAGTCCTTTATCTCGACTCCATCGACAGCCCCCACACCATCCGCCTTGTCGCGCAGATCGGCGGCAACAATCTGCTGCACTGCACGTCGCTCGGCAAAGCCTTGCTCATCGCCCACAGCGACGAAGAAATCAGGCAGATACTGATCGAATCCGGCATGGAGAGGCGAACCCACTACACCTTGGCCACCCCCGAAGCCTTTCTCAAAGAAATGGAAGTCGTGCGCCGCGCCGGCTTCGGCTTCGACGACCGCGAGAGCGACAGCGAATGCTTCTGCATCGGCGCGCCTATCTACAACCATCTCGGCCAGGTTCTCGCCGCGATCAGCGTTTCCGGACCGATCTCCCGCGTCTCGCGGCGGACGGCGGAAACGATCGTTGCCCCGCGGCTCATCGAAGCCACCAAGTGCATCTCCCGTTCCCTGGGGTATGTTTCCTAG